A single window of Leptolyngbya ohadii IS1 DNA harbors:
- the hpsL gene encoding hormogonium polysaccharide biosynthesis protein HpsL, whose protein sequence is MVLKTRQVSKPNSEPNSKLEQQDAEAIASRPKNSPKTESSSAATPSLRERLAQKRKAARLRKEITNFSLFSVFFAVMVGAPLAIVGGVKIAAAAVVGVLALAFSIRYPWLALWGFLIYLPFGGTITYMIGNSPLLQLAKDGLYLPGLFGIVQYCKRERLPLLIPKGLIPAIVILLFFCGLTLFGVNGYQEILGDPDEKPFAMGILGLKVLLGYAPLVICAYYLLRTRADLLRLTRLMTVLAIACCSLGLVQYLLLLTGRCEGTRFAVGADLFRATLDARCFVGGALVYSPQQNMIRLPGTFVAPWQWGWFLISNSFLIFPTAFNEPKFYWRIAGYVALGLIFVMAVVSGQRIALALVPLAIGILLVFTGQIVNLKRFIPVAIVLGVTLTGVALNNMATVEERINSFISRWNASPPYAFIVEQMRWSLQENWLLGHGLGRATNSARALGETELVETYYPKLIYEIGPWGTIAFLGVVTVLSFLCFKAYRSLRDPSLRGYGAAFWLFVLFISYNTYYYPLDVDPVAVYYWFFAGVVLKLPQIEKQWQREALEELAASQTDAKGKKGRSLQKKSHAPKPRGKPKLNSRRSSQQTTASSPPSL, encoded by the coding sequence ATGGTTCTTAAAACCCGACAGGTTTCAAAGCCAAACTCGGAGCCAAATTCAAAGCTAGAACAGCAGGACGCTGAAGCGATTGCCTCCCGCCCGAAGAATAGCCCCAAAACAGAATCATCCAGTGCAGCAACGCCCAGCCTGAGGGAACGACTGGCACAGAAGCGAAAAGCGGCACGGCTGCGAAAGGAGATTACCAACTTTAGCCTGTTTTCCGTTTTCTTTGCGGTGATGGTGGGTGCGCCGCTGGCGATCGTGGGTGGGGTGAAAATTGCGGCGGCTGCGGTGGTGGGGGTTCTGGCGCTGGCATTCAGCATCCGGTATCCGTGGCTTGCCCTATGGGGATTCCTGATCTATCTGCCGTTTGGCGGCACGATTACCTACATGATCGGCAACAGTCCGCTGCTTCAGCTGGCGAAGGATGGGCTGTATCTGCCCGGATTATTTGGCATTGTCCAATATTGCAAACGGGAAAGACTGCCGCTGCTGATTCCCAAAGGGTTGATTCCGGCGATCGTCATTCTCTTATTTTTCTGCGGGCTGACGCTGTTTGGGGTAAATGGCTACCAGGAGATTCTTGGCGACCCGGACGAAAAGCCTTTTGCGATGGGCATTTTGGGCTTGAAGGTGCTGCTGGGCTACGCGCCGCTGGTGATCTGTGCCTATTATCTGCTTCGTACCAGGGCAGATTTGCTACGGCTGACTCGGCTCATGACCGTTTTGGCGATCGCCTGTTGCAGTTTGGGGCTGGTGCAATACTTGCTGCTGCTCACCGGGCGCTGTGAGGGAACGCGATTTGCAGTCGGGGCAGATTTGTTTCGGGCAACGCTGGACGCACGCTGCTTTGTGGGTGGAGCGCTGGTTTACAGTCCACAGCAGAATATGATTCGCCTCCCCGGAACCTTTGTGGCTCCCTGGCAATGGGGCTGGTTTCTGATTTCCAATAGTTTTCTGATTTTTCCGACTGCCTTCAATGAACCGAAATTCTACTGGCGGATTGCCGGATACGTAGCGCTGGGACTGATCTTTGTGATGGCGGTGGTGTCTGGACAGCGAATTGCCCTTGCCCTGGTGCCGCTCGCGATTGGGATATTGCTGGTTTTTACCGGACAGATTGTGAACCTGAAGCGGTTTATTCCGGTGGCGATCGTGCTTGGGGTAACGCTGACGGGCGTGGCGTTAAACAATATGGCAACCGTTGAAGAGCGGATCAATAGTTTCATTAGCCGCTGGAATGCCTCGCCGCCCTATGCCTTTATTGTGGAGCAGATGCGCTGGTCGCTTCAGGAAAACTGGCTGCTGGGGCATGGGCTGGGACGCGCCACCAACTCTGCCCGTGCTTTGGGCGAAACGGAACTGGTGGAAACCTACTACCCAAAGCTGATTTATGAGATTGGTCCCTGGGGCACGATCGCTTTCCTGGGCGTTGTCACCGTTCTCAGTTTTCTTTGCTTTAAAGCCTATCGATCTCTCCGTGATCCGTCCCTACGCGGTTATGGTGCAGCCTTCTGGCTCTTTGTTCTCTTCATTAGCTACAACACCTACTACTATCCGCTTGATGTTGACCCCGTGGCGGTCTATTACTGGTTTTTTGCAGGCGTCGTCCTGAAACTGCCGCAAATTGAAAAACAGTGGCAGCGAGAAGCATTAGAAGAATTAGCAGCTTCGCAAACAGATGCAAAAGGAAAGAAGGGGCGATCGCTTCAGAAAAAATCTCACGCACCAAAGCCGAGAGGCAAACCGAAATTGAATTCCAGGCGATCGTCCCAGCAAACAACCGCATCCAGCCCTCCCAGTCTCTAA
- the hpsP gene encoding hormogonium polysaccharide biosynthesis glycosyltransferase HpsP, whose protein sequence is MEPLRILQIVPALSLVYGGPSQMVLGLSKALAAQGVEVTILTTNANGDRHQPPLDVPLATPIEQDGYRILYFSCKPFRRYKFSPELLIWLAAHAQDFDLAHIHACFSPVSTAAATIARLKNLPYIIRPLGTLDPADLQKKRLLKQIYGTLLERPNLAHAAALHFTSTQESQISHRFNTSTHDWIIPLGVDLPCSLPPRSPAETTSYAALTHPTPHSSTHLPIHPSTHPPIYSSTPHLLFLSRIDRKKGLTLLLPALEQLVAEGIDFRLTIAGSNPQDPEYEQSIHDRVKNSPLRDQTTFSGFVAGSEKWELLRSADLFVLPSYYENFGIAVVEAMAAGVPVLISDRVHIWQEIQASESGWICECEVSSLVDQLRSALLSPEERQRRGQNAQAYALSAYNWGKISDRMIQAYREVVEGKLA, encoded by the coding sequence ATGGAACCGTTACGCATTTTACAAATCGTCCCTGCCCTGTCGCTGGTCTACGGGGGTCCCAGTCAAATGGTGCTGGGCTTATCAAAAGCTTTAGCCGCTCAGGGAGTTGAAGTCACGATTCTCACGACAAATGCGAATGGCGATCGCCACCAGCCCCCCTTAGATGTTCCCCTGGCAACCCCGATCGAGCAGGACGGCTACCGCATTCTCTACTTCTCCTGCAAACCCTTCCGCCGCTACAAATTTTCCCCCGAACTTCTGATCTGGCTGGCAGCCCACGCTCAGGATTTTGATCTCGCACACATCCACGCCTGCTTCTCCCCCGTCAGCACCGCCGCTGCCACGATCGCCCGCCTCAAAAACCTCCCCTACATCATCCGTCCCCTCGGCACCCTCGACCCCGCCGACCTGCAAAAAAAACGCCTCCTCAAACAGATTTACGGCACCCTCCTCGAACGCCCCAACCTCGCCCACGCCGCCGCCCTCCACTTCACCAGCACCCAAGAATCCCAAATCTCCCACCGCTTCAACACCTCTACCCACGACTGGATCATCCCCCTTGGCGTCGATCTCCCCTGCTCCCTGCCTCCCCGCTCCCCTGCTGAAACCACGAGTTACGCTGCGCTAACCCACCCTACGCCCCACTCATCCACCCATCTACCCATCCACCCATCCACCCATCCACCCATCTACTCATCCACTCCCCACCTCCTCTTCCTCTCCCGCATCGATCGCAAAAAAGGCTTAACCCTTCTCCTCCCCGCCCTAGAACAGCTTGTCGCCGAAGGAATCGATTTTCGGTTAACGATCGCCGGATCAAATCCCCAAGACCCGGAGTACGAGCAGTCGATTCACGACCGCGTCAAAAACTCTCCCCTGCGGGATCAAACGACCTTTAGCGGATTTGTCGCCGGATCAGAAAAATGGGAGCTATTGCGATCGGCGGATTTGTTTGTGTTGCCGTCCTACTACGAGAATTTTGGTATTGCAGTCGTGGAGGCAATGGCGGCAGGCGTACCTGTCCTCATCTCCGATCGGGTTCACATCTGGCAGGAAATTCAAGCCAGCGAATCCGGCTGGATCTGTGAGTGCGAAGTTTCCAGTCTCGTGGATCAACTGCGATCGGCTCTCCTCAGTCCCGAAGAACGCCAGCGACGCGGACAGAATGCCCAGGCTTATGCGCTCAGTGCTTACAACTGGGGCAAGATAAGCGATCGGATGATTCAGGCTTATCGGGAGGTGGTGGAGGGAAAGCTGGCTTAG
- a CDS encoding sugar phosphate nucleotidyltransferase: MPLEIIGLLPAGGQATRLAPLPMSKELYPIGFRSDAGGMRPKVVSHYLLEKMRSAGVQKAFFILRPGKWDIPAYFGDGSMLNMYLGYLTVHVSHGVPYTLDQAYPFVKGAMIALGFPDILFEPADAFVELVKQQDKTQADAMLGLFPAENYQKVGMVDFDPVSGQVFQIIEKPQQTNLKYMWAIALWTPRFTEFLHHFLQSHSPAKELPIGDVVQASIQAGLSVNAVPFPQGSYRDIGTPDDLMQAIRDFTKE; this comes from the coding sequence ATGCCCCTCGAAATTATTGGTCTGCTTCCCGCTGGCGGACAGGCAACCCGACTCGCCCCGCTTCCTATGAGCAAAGAACTCTATCCGATCGGCTTTCGGTCTGATGCAGGGGGAATGCGTCCCAAGGTCGTCAGCCACTATCTGCTGGAGAAGATGCGATCGGCGGGAGTGCAGAAAGCGTTTTTCATTCTGCGTCCGGGCAAGTGGGACATTCCGGCATACTTTGGCGATGGTTCGATGCTGAATATGTACCTGGGCTATCTCACGGTTCATGTGTCGCACGGCGTTCCCTACACCTTGGATCAGGCTTATCCCTTTGTCAAAGGAGCCATGATTGCGCTGGGATTCCCGGATATTTTGTTTGAACCAGCGGATGCCTTTGTAGAACTGGTAAAGCAGCAGGACAAAACCCAGGCAGATGCGATGCTGGGACTGTTTCCCGCCGAGAATTATCAAAAAGTGGGCATGGTGGATTTCGATCCGGTTTCCGGGCAGGTCTTTCAAATTATCGAAAAACCTCAACAAACTAATTTGAAATATATGTGGGCGATCGCCCTCTGGACACCCCGCTTCACGGAATTTCTGCATCACTTTCTCCAGAGCCATAGCCCCGCAAAGGAATTGCCGATCGGCGATGTGGTTCAGGCAAGTATTCAGGCAGGCTTATCGGTGAATGCTGTTCCTTTCCCGCAGGGCAGCTATCGTGATATTGGCACCCCGGATGATTTGATGCAGGCGATCCGGGACTTTACGAAAGAATGA
- a CDS encoding type I secretion system permease/ATPase: MITNDLLANLDWNNPPLSWLNSEQQLLLKDRAKSRSCSLGEVIWSTETPGSHFVVLTGKVRLVPSEGSPVVLKAGDWFGDLLHLTDQWKARAADKEVIVAEWNASDWESLNSNELGQYWASVRSRYQPNYSSAPQPISGFPFVAGLNTAAASLAMLSQHLDTPVQMDWMQRQLRGQRPKNVIDGAEKAGIQLRRLLVGNWHDLRQIKFPALMQWQQSEHWVIAYGVRGDRLIIGDPMNPGRSCETVPRGLVEQSWDGQMWQAELIHKQEKFNLSWFLPAVWKFRNLLTEVLIASFTLQLLGLVTPVVTQVVIDKVMVQGSIPTLDVMAMALLGAAIFEAILGILRMFIFTHTTNRLDMALSAQLFRHLLRLPLSYFEARRVGDTVARVQELEEIRQFLTSTALTVVLDSIFSVVYLVMMFYYSPTLTGVALAAIPLFAILTLVATPILRTWLNETFNRSADSQSFLVETITGIHSVKAHAAEKTSRDRWEGLYARFVRTGFKAATTANISNHLGDFLTSFSALLILWFGAHLVIKQELTIGQLVAFQMLSGRVTGPLLRLVQLWQNLQEVLLAVDRIGDILNVAPEAEPGTGLMLPPLRGEVKFDQVFFRYQEAQEPILRGISFDAEPGMFVGIVGRSGSGKSTLSKLIQRLYQPEGGRVLIDGFDVKSADLASLRPQIAVVLQEDFLFNGSILENITLGNPDVTAEQVVEAARLAVAHDFICDLPNGYETNVGERGTSLSGGQRQRITLARLFLSDAPILILDEATSSLDAETEQQVLENLKRVSPGRTMFMIAHRFAPLKRADLILTMEKGVIVERGKHEELLQQKGLYWSLYQRQQASV; this comes from the coding sequence ATGATAACCAACGACCTGCTTGCCAACCTTGACTGGAATAATCCACCCCTTTCCTGGCTGAATTCGGAGCAGCAGCTTTTGCTGAAGGATCGGGCGAAGTCTCGCTCCTGTAGTCTGGGCGAGGTGATCTGGTCTACGGAAACACCGGGGAGCCATTTTGTCGTATTGACAGGCAAAGTGCGGCTGGTTCCCAGTGAGGGCAGTCCGGTAGTGTTGAAAGCAGGCGATTGGTTTGGAGATTTGCTGCATCTTACCGATCAGTGGAAAGCCAGAGCTGCCGATAAGGAAGTGATTGTGGCGGAGTGGAATGCCTCCGACTGGGAATCCCTGAATTCAAATGAACTGGGGCAGTATTGGGCATCGGTGCGATCGCGCTATCAGCCGAATTACTCCTCTGCACCCCAGCCGATCTCCGGATTTCCGTTTGTGGCAGGACTCAATACCGCCGCTGCGAGTCTGGCAATGCTATCCCAGCACCTCGATACGCCCGTGCAGATGGACTGGATGCAGCGACAGTTGCGCGGTCAGCGCCCCAAAAACGTGATTGACGGGGCGGAGAAGGCGGGAATTCAGCTTCGGCGTTTGCTGGTGGGCAACTGGCACGATCTGCGGCAAATCAAATTTCCGGCTCTGATGCAGTGGCAGCAATCAGAACACTGGGTTATCGCCTATGGAGTACGGGGCGATCGTCTCATTATTGGCGATCCGATGAATCCGGGGCGAAGCTGCGAAACCGTGCCGCGTGGTCTGGTGGAGCAGTCCTGGGACGGACAAATGTGGCAGGCGGAGCTGATCCACAAGCAGGAGAAGTTCAACCTGAGCTGGTTTTTGCCTGCGGTCTGGAAGTTTCGCAACCTGCTGACGGAAGTTCTGATTGCGTCGTTTACGCTCCAGCTTTTGGGTCTGGTGACACCCGTTGTCACCCAAGTCGTGATCGACAAGGTGATGGTGCAGGGCAGCATTCCCACCCTGGACGTGATGGCAATGGCGCTTCTAGGCGCGGCAATCTTTGAGGCGATTCTGGGCATCCTGCGGATGTTCATTTTCACCCACACGACGAACCGCCTGGACATGGCACTGTCCGCCCAGTTGTTCCGCCATTTGCTGCGGCTGCCTCTGTCCTACTTTGAGGCACGACGGGTGGGCGATACGGTTGCCCGTGTACAGGAATTGGAGGAAATTCGTCAGTTTCTTACCAGTACGGCGCTGACGGTGGTGCTGGACAGCATCTTCTCGGTTGTGTATCTGGTGATGATGTTCTATTACAGCCCGACCCTGACGGGGGTTGCGCTGGCGGCGATTCCTTTGTTTGCGATTCTCACCCTGGTCGCCACGCCAATTCTGCGAACCTGGCTGAACGAAACTTTTAACCGCAGTGCGGATAGTCAGTCGTTCCTGGTGGAAACGATTACCGGAATTCACTCTGTTAAGGCACACGCCGCTGAAAAGACTTCGCGCGATCGCTGGGAAGGACTCTACGCCCGATTCGTCCGCACTGGATTTAAGGCGGCAACAACGGCGAACATTAGCAACCACCTAGGCGACTTCCTCACAAGCTTTTCGGCTCTGCTGATTCTGTGGTTCGGGGCGCATCTGGTGATCAAACAGGAACTCACGATCGGTCAATTGGTAGCATTCCAAATGCTGTCCGGACGGGTGACGGGTCCGCTGCTGCGATTAGTCCAGCTCTGGCAGAATCTTCAGGAAGTGCTGCTGGCGGTCGATCGGATTGGCGATATTCTCAACGTTGCGCCGGAGGCTGAACCGGGAACCGGACTGATGCTGCCCCCTCTGCGAGGCGAAGTCAAATTCGATCAGGTGTTTTTCCGCTACCAGGAGGCACAGGAACCGATTTTGCGCGGCATCTCCTTTGATGCGGAGCCAGGAATGTTTGTCGGCATTGTGGGACGCAGCGGATCGGGTAAAAGTACCCTGTCGAAGCTGATCCAGCGGCTCTATCAGCCGGAGGGCGGCCGGGTGCTGATTGACGGCTTTGATGTGAAGAGTGCGGATCTGGCTTCCCTGCGTCCCCAGATTGCCGTGGTGCTGCAAGAAGACTTTTTGTTTAACGGCTCGATCCTGGAAAACATCACGCTGGGCAACCCGGACGTAACGGCAGAACAGGTGGTCGAGGCGGCGCGACTGGCAGTAGCACACGACTTTATCTGCGATCTGCCCAACGGCTACGAAACCAATGTAGGCGAACGGGGAACCTCCCTTTCCGGCGGACAGCGGCAGCGGATTACCCTCGCTAGACTATTCCTTTCCGATGCGCCGATTCTGATTCTAGACGAAGCCACCAGTAGCCTCGATGCGGAAACCGAACAGCAGGTACTCGAAAACCTGAAGCGGGTTTCCCCCGGACGCACGATGTTCATGATCGCCCACCGCTTTGCCCCCCTGAAACGGGCAGATTTAATTCTGACGATGGAGAAAGGCGTGATTGTAGAGCGGGGTAAGCATGAGGAACTGCTTCAGCAGAAGGGGCTTTACTGGTCACTGTATCAGCGGCAGCAGGCATCGGTCTAA
- a CDS encoding cadherin-like domain-containing protein, which produces MARDSGNTVQSARSLNLSTGAKARRETIGANDIRDFFKFNLTSRSSFDLTLSKLRSNVDVALLNNARRVVASSRQPARKSESIRATLEAGTYYIRLDARGGATGYELRVAAIPASDNPSGGGNPVGNPGGGGNSGGSNSGGNIPNTAPAIAVNLPLSVSRQGTATIGRTNLLSSDTQQSGDQLLYQVIRLPAAGALLLNEVPLVVGDSFTQTDIDNNRLTYRQNSIKPIPNTGEIPTSGEAKISGSNVVWAARESSGDTEIFLYGGSTGEVTQITRNSVDDTNPQISGANVVWQSNRDGAAEIYLYNSTTRATTRLTNDTLHDSNPKISDRYVVWQTTNLDTTETDVKFYSLSNPAAGVLNIDPFDAFEDNFQDAAPAISGSNLVFHRSVTSPGGPERDGIYFADLAVGRTLTQVSSEAASYTDRNPQISGSLIAWERVYVGGDIDINYKTSPRVFGFETISVDPTVIDELVLIPGSSIVFYRFEFPRTARSNDIEGYYLFNPATRTSTRFFPTGSVLPGLNSIDGNLVGWTEFGTAQRTANLYNLTTGTSTRLNGGAAIERSVGVSGGNAAWLGGSSLAVMDRLFFYDGSITSDSFGFSVSDSALTTNGAFNIAIG; this is translated from the coding sequence ATGGCTAGAGATTCTGGGAATACCGTTCAATCTGCCCGATCGCTTAACCTCTCCACAGGTGCTAAAGCGCGCCGGGAAACGATCGGTGCAAATGATATTCGCGATTTCTTCAAGTTCAATCTCACCAGCCGCAGCAGTTTTGATTTGACACTGAGCAAGCTGCGATCGAACGTGGATGTAGCCCTGCTGAATAACGCTCGCAGAGTGGTTGCCTCTTCGCGTCAGCCTGCCCGGAAATCGGAGTCAATTCGCGCAACGCTGGAGGCTGGAACCTACTACATCCGGCTTGATGCCAGAGGAGGTGCTACAGGCTACGAGCTAAGAGTTGCAGCAATTCCGGCTTCAGACAATCCTTCAGGCGGGGGAAATCCGGTTGGCAATCCGGGCGGGGGTGGTAATTCGGGCGGGAGTAATTCGGGCGGCAATATTCCGAATACCGCTCCAGCGATCGCCGTCAACCTTCCCCTCAGCGTCAGCCGTCAGGGAACAGCGACGATCGGACGGACTAATTTACTTTCGAGCGATACCCAGCAGTCTGGCGATCAGCTTTTGTATCAAGTGATCCGCTTGCCCGCTGCCGGAGCGCTATTGCTCAACGAAGTACCCCTGGTTGTGGGAGACAGTTTCACGCAAACAGACATCGACAACAATCGGCTAACCTATAGGCAAAACTCGATTAAACCGATTCCGAATACCGGAGAAATTCCAACCAGCGGGGAAGCCAAAATTTCTGGCTCGAATGTGGTTTGGGCAGCTCGCGAAAGCTCTGGCGACACCGAAATCTTTCTCTATGGCGGCAGCACGGGGGAAGTCACGCAGATCACTCGCAACAGTGTGGATGACACGAATCCCCAAATTTCTGGAGCAAACGTCGTTTGGCAAAGCAATAGAGACGGTGCGGCTGAGATCTACCTTTACAACAGCACAACAAGAGCGACGACTCGCCTGACCAACGACACCCTGCACGACAGTAATCCTAAAATTTCAGACCGCTACGTGGTTTGGCAAACGACCAACCTGGATACCACCGAAACCGATGTCAAATTCTACTCACTGAGCAATCCAGCGGCAGGGGTGCTTAACATCGATCCATTCGATGCCTTTGAGGATAACTTTCAGGATGCGGCTCCTGCGATTTCTGGCTCTAACCTCGTTTTTCACCGTTCCGTTACCAGTCCAGGGGGTCCCGAACGCGATGGCATCTATTTTGCTGATTTAGCCGTCGGCAGAACACTCACTCAGGTTTCCAGCGAAGCAGCGAGCTACACCGATCGCAATCCCCAAATCTCTGGCTCCCTCATCGCCTGGGAAAGGGTCTATGTGGGCGGCGATATCGACATTAATTATAAAACCAGTCCGCGCGTTTTTGGCTTTGAGACGATTAGTGTAGACCCGACCGTCATTGATGAGTTAGTGTTGATTCCTGGCTCTAGCATTGTCTTCTATCGATTTGAGTTTCCTCGCACAGCCCGCAGCAATGATATAGAGGGATACTATCTGTTCAACCCTGCGACCCGAACATCCACCCGCTTCTTCCCAACAGGCTCCGTGCTTCCTGGGCTAAATAGCATTGACGGCAATCTGGTCGGCTGGACAGAATTTGGCACAGCTCAGCGCACCGCAAATCTCTACAACCTTACGACGGGAACCTCAACGCGATTAAATGGAGGTGCTGCAATTGAACGAAGCGTAGGGGTTTCGGGTGGCAATGCCGCATGGTTAGGGGGAAGCAGTCTAGCCGTGATGGATCGCCTCTTCTTCTATGACGGCTCGATTACCAGCGATAGCTTTGGCTTCAGCGTCAGTGACAGTGCGTTGACGACGAACGGGGCATTTAATATTGCGATCGGCTAA
- a CDS encoding PRC-barrel domain-containing protein: MVSVELIDFGSRKRQQFHGYDLRGAEISSDLVAGMMSHTTHERIGRVQDVLCSHDGRPQFVVVDLEITGWGRSVLVPARRVYVHPHSGKLFAAGLSRAQVERMPEYRLEFVESYN; this comes from the coding sequence ATGGTTTCTGTAGAGTTAATCGATTTTGGCAGCAGGAAACGCCAGCAGTTTCACGGGTACGACCTGCGCGGCGCGGAGATTTCGTCCGACCTCGTCGCAGGAATGATGAGCCACACAACGCATGAGCGAATTGGTCGCGTTCAGGATGTGTTGTGTAGCCATGATGGTCGCCCTCAGTTTGTCGTCGTGGATCTGGAAATCACAGGGTGGGGACGGAGTGTATTGGTGCCTGCCCGACGGGTGTATGTCCATCCCCATTCCGGTAAACTGTTTGCGGCGGGGCTATCGAGGGCACAGGTTGAGCGAATGCCCGAATATCGACTGGAGTTCGTGGAGTCCTATAACTAA
- the hpsO gene encoding hormogonium polysaccharide biosynthesis glycosyltransferase HpsO has protein sequence MVPFISVIIPTYEREAILCESIASVLEQDYPHFEILVVDQTRQHHLDTEAYLQEMDAIGKIRWLRVCWASLPGARNYGVRQSNGEIILFLDDDVQLPPGFLAAHARNYDRPEVGAVAGRIFDRMKLADAQPGLTIEDLPPEAMDPGIAWYHLDLVHTIKPQQVLTARGCNMSFRKTLFTQHGIWFDERFRGSAVREESDFCLHIRRTGLIIWYDPDAHLVHLGEENGGCHDISTRSLQYQVSFYHNHFLMLLKNLTFWQGCRLSARLFDCHVLGHPPCCKSTSPLKVLTRALFYTIGFLAALLTHLSGLWNSGQTHTHHDKPKSSPRPPAPQRVLILSHTYIVPLNCEKLRSLSQLEPDIEVVVVVPKRWQPGGVQKGTIESQGWEDGSFRVVPVANWSQNHQGLLCFGLELVTLLRQFRPQVIQVEQGSRSIAYAQLIVLNKLLGLKAKLLFFTWWNLPYQLKPPVSWLEQFNLRHSHGIIVGNQDGAEILRQHGYKSKIQVMPQLGVDEALFSPKPQNELASRLGIQSQDFVVGYVGRFVPEKGLLTLCDALGGIHPEFNWKWLLVGRGDLKTAIQEKAQTLGINDRLIWVESVPHAEIPNYLNLMHTLVLPSETSQDFKTLTSVGWKEQFGHVLIEAMACRVPVIGSDSGEIPFVIGDAGLTFPEGNAEILRDRLTQLMAQPDLARSLAQKGYDRAMLQYTNRALAKQQLEFYRQLN, from the coding sequence ATGGTTCCTTTTATCTCCGTTATCATTCCGACCTACGAGCGAGAAGCGATTCTCTGTGAGTCGATCGCCTCTGTGCTGGAGCAGGACTATCCCCACTTTGAAATTCTGGTAGTGGATCAGACGCGGCAGCATCACCTGGATACGGAAGCCTATTTGCAAGAGATGGATGCGATCGGTAAAATTCGCTGGCTGCGGGTGTGTTGGGCAAGTTTGCCGGGGGCAAGAAACTATGGCGTCAGGCAATCGAATGGCGAGATAATTCTGTTCCTGGACGACGATGTGCAGCTACCGCCGGGATTTCTGGCTGCCCATGCCCGAAACTACGATCGCCCGGAAGTGGGAGCTGTAGCGGGACGGATCTTCGATCGCATGAAGCTGGCGGACGCGCAGCCCGGACTGACGATCGAAGATTTGCCGCCGGAAGCAATGGACCCCGGAATTGCCTGGTATCACCTGGATCTGGTTCACACGATCAAACCTCAGCAGGTGTTAACGGCGCGGGGCTGCAATATGTCCTTTCGCAAAACGCTGTTTACCCAACATGGCATCTGGTTCGATGAGCGGTTTCGCGGCAGTGCCGTCCGAGAGGAATCCGATTTTTGCTTACACATTCGCCGTACAGGACTGATCATCTGGTACGACCCGGATGCCCATCTGGTTCACCTGGGCGAAGAAAACGGTGGTTGTCACGACATCAGCACCCGATCGCTTCAGTATCAGGTCAGCTTCTACCACAATCATTTCCTGATGCTGCTGAAAAACCTCACCTTCTGGCAGGGATGCCGCCTCTCCGCCCGCCTGTTTGACTGCCACGTTTTAGGGCACCCCCCCTGCTGCAAAAGCACCTCCCCTCTCAAAGTCCTGACCCGCGCCCTCTTCTACACGATCGGCTTCCTCGCCGCCCTCCTCACCCACCTCAGCGGCTTATGGAACAGTGGACAAACCCACACCCACCATGACAAGCCCAAGTCATCTCCCCGCCCCCCCGCTCCCCAGCGAGTTCTAATCCTCAGCCACACCTACATCGTCCCCCTCAACTGCGAAAAACTCCGATCGCTCTCCCAATTGGAGCCGGATATCGAAGTCGTTGTTGTGGTGCCCAAGCGCTGGCAGCCGGGAGGCGTGCAGAAAGGAACGATCGAATCCCAGGGCTGGGAGGATGGTTCGTTCCGGGTTGTGCCCGTTGCCAACTGGAGCCAGAACCACCAGGGATTGCTGTGCTTTGGGTTGGAACTCGTGACGCTGCTGCGGCAGTTCCGTCCTCAGGTGATTCAAGTCGAGCAGGGATCGCGATCGATCGCCTACGCCCAACTGATTGTCCTGAATAAATTGCTTGGACTTAAGGCGAAGCTGCTGTTTTTTACCTGGTGGAATCTGCCCTACCAACTCAAGCCTCCCGTCTCCTGGCTGGAGCAGTTTAACCTGCGGCATTCCCACGGCATCATTGTCGGAAATCAGGACGGGGCGGAGATTTTGCGGCAGCACGGCTATAAGAGCAAAATTCAGGTGATGCCCCAGCTAGGCGTAGACGAAGCCCTCTTTTCCCCTAAACCTCAAAACGAATTAGCTTCACGGCTCGGCATTCAGTCTCAGGACTTTGTGGTGGGCTATGTGGGGCGATTTGTGCCGGAAAAAGGACTGCTGACCCTCTGCGATGCCCTCGGCGGAATCCATCCGGAGTTTAACTGGAAGTGGCTCTTGGTGGGACGGGGCGATCTGAAAACAGCCATTCAGGAGAAAGCGCAAACTTTGGGGATCAACGATCGCCTAATTTGGGTAGAAAGCGTTCCCCATGCGGAAATCCCAAACTATCTGAACCTGATGCACACGCTAGTTCTCCCCTCGGAAACCTCCCAGGACTTCAAAACCCTGACCTCCGTGGGCTGGAAAGAACAGTTCGGGCACGTCCTCATTGAAGCAATGGCTTGTCGCGTTCCGGTGATTGGCTCCGACTCTGGCGAAATCCCCTTTGTCATTGGCGATGCTGGACTTACCTTCCCAGAAGGCAATGCCGAAATTTTGCGCGATCGTCTGACCCAACTCATGGCACAGCCGGATCTGGCGCGATCCCTGGCTCAGAAGGGATACGATCGGGCGATGCTGCAATACACCAATCGGGCATTAGCAAAACAGCAGCTTGAATTTTATCGGCAGCTTAATTGA